The Arachis hypogaea cultivar Tifrunner chromosome 16, arahy.Tifrunner.gnm2.J5K5, whole genome shotgun sequence genome contains a region encoding:
- the LOC112758289 gene encoding uncharacterized protein, producing MAVTMYRPLFVSTGREEEELQGNVTYLISPSSSSGESLSEEDKLQLLQDIPVAAAAAAAWKKRKRAMSKQLSMIKTECESETPRDMAWERRRRQIQTQEQRRNSSGSMHDVDEVTDEDLNELKGSIELGFGFNEEDGQTLCNTLPALDLYFAVNRQVSGSTASTPRSICCHSRRSSFGSPGVPVDSDSWKICNPGDDPKHVKTKLRHWAQAVACSVIMQTH from the exons ATGGCGGTAACCATGTATAGGCCCTTGTTTGTATCAActggaagggaagaagaagagctTCAAGGAAACGTTACCTACTTAATATCGCCATCTTCTTCGTCGGGCGAGTCATTATCGGAGGAGGACAAATTACAATTGCTGCAAGATATTCCGGTGGCGGCAGCAGCGGCGGCCGCGTGGAAGAAGAGGAAGCGGGCGATGTCGAAGCAGCTGTCGATGATTAAGACGGAATGCGAATCGGAGACGCCGCGGGACATGGCGTGGGAGAGGCGGCGGAGGCAGATTCAGACGCAAGAGCAGAGGCGGAACAGTAGCGGCAGCATGCACGACGTGGACGAGGTGACGGACGAGGACCTTAATGAGCTGAAAGGCTCCATTGAATTAGGGTTTGGATTCAACGAAGAAGATGGCCAGACACTTTGCAACACGTTGCCGGCTCTAGATCTTTATTTCGCCGTGAACCGCCAAGTTTCCGGTAGCACGGCGTCAACCCCTCGGAGCATCTGCTGCCATAGTCGTCGCTCTTCCTTTGGCAGCCCCGGCGTCCCTGTTGATTCCGATTCTTGGAAGATTTGTAATCCag GGGATGACCCTAAACACGTGAAGACAAAGTTAAGGCATTGGGCTCAAGCGGTTGCTTGTTCTGTTATAATGCAAACTCATTAA
- the LOC112758285 gene encoding receptor-like protein kinase ANXUR1 — protein MQESAGLLLVLSLVLSNAILHVWSQDTGALLLTCGDEAGAKDLDGRQWSPDEKYLSKGSNSIASRATYQDPSLISEVPYMTARVFESKSTYKFPIKPDKRYWLRLHFYPSFYGSHDCADSYFSVTANSITLLSNFSASITCLALSQAYIDREYSLAALGSDTLTLTFKPADKNGAFAFVNGIQLIQMPELFDSASMVGFDQTFDAKSMHLQTMFRLNVGGKYLSPTQDSGLTRIWYDDYPYIYGASTGITTSAPSDVKLNYQSMPEYTAPSDVYLTSRSMGTDKNVNMGYNLTWVFQIDPNSMYLVRLHFCDYFNKEVNDLAFNIFLNSQMAEAGIDVIAMAGGRGIPLYRDFVVYAKDGADSDQLWVALHPNGITKPSYLDAILNGLEIFKLSDTDLSGPNPTPSDRFNRESEEKFESHKPYNKTVVIGGAAGGAAGFALVAAICLAVHKKKKYAGQHTHSSWLPIHGNSSGASKSSMSASSIGSSNVTAMAQGLCRYFTLQEMKHATKNFDEANVIGVGGFGKVYKGVIDNGMKVAIKRSNPESEQGVNEFQTEIEMLSKLRHKHLVSLIGFCEDNDEMCLVYDYMALGTFRDHLYKGNKRLGTLSWKQRLEICIGAARGLHYLHTGAKYTIIHRDVKTTNILLDENWAAKVSDFGLSKTGPNMNNGHVSTVVKGSFGYLDPEYFRRQQLTEKSDVYSFGVVLFEALCARPVLNPNLPKEQVSLAEWALLCKRRGTLEEIIDPSLKGKINPESLKKFVDTAEKCLSDVGVERPTMNDLLWNLEFALTLQESGSTHSSASDSGEGELEEISLDDKDTASHNKSQSLGVQNELSQQQQEDSTSANTGAIYSQFVNLNGR, from the coding sequence ATGCAAGAAAGTGCAGGTCTCTTGCTTGTTCTTTCTCTTGTTCTGTCCAATGCCATTCTTCACGTATGGAGCCAGGACACAGGGGCATTACTCTTGACTTGTGGCGATGAAGCCGGTGCCAAAGATCTTGATGGAAGGCAATGGAGCCCTGATGAGAAGTACTTATCAAAAGGAAGCAATTCCATAGCATCCAGAGCCACCTATCAAGACCCTTCTCTAATCTCAGAAGTTCCATACATGACTGCAAGAGTTTTCGAATCCAAGTCAACATACAAATTCCCTATCAAACCTGACAAGCGCTATTGGCTGAGGCTGCATTTCTATCCTTCTTTCTATGGAAGCCATGACTGCGCGGATTCATATTTCTCTGTCACAGCAAATTCCATCACACTCCTCAGCAATTTCAGCGCCTCAATCACTTGCCTTGCTCTCTCACAGGCTTACATTGATAGGGAGTATTCCCTTGCAGCTCTGGGTTCTGACACCTTGACTCTCACTTTCAAGCCTGCTGACAAGAATGGTGCTTTTGCTTTTGTCAATGGCATTCAACTGATCCAAATGCCAGAGCTTTTTGATTCTGCTTCTATGGTTGGTTTCGACCAAACATTCGATGCTAAGAGCATGCACTTGCAAACAATGTTCAGATTAAACGTTGGTGGAAAATACCTCTCTCCTACACAAGATTCTGGCCTTACAAGGATTTGGTACGATGACTATCCTTACATCTATGGTGCATCCACTGGAATCACCACAAGTGCTCCCAGTGATGTGAAACTCAACTACCAAAGCATGCCAGAGTACACTGCTCCTTCTGATGTCTACCTCACATCAAGATCAATGGGTACTGACAAGAATGTCAATATGGGCTATAACCTCACATGGGTTTTCCAAATTGATCCCAACTCCATGTACCTTGTTAGGCTGCATTTCTGTGATTACTTTAACAAGGAAGTCAATGACCTTGCTTTCAATATCTTCCTTAACAGCCAAATGGCAGAAGCTGGAATTGATGTGATTGCAATGGCAGGAGGCAGAGGAATCCCATTATATAGAGACTTTGTGGTTTATGCTAAAGATGGGGCTGATAGTGACCAACTTTGGGTTGCTCTTCACCCAAATGGTATTACAAAGCCCTCTTACCTTGATGCCATACTCAATGGTCTCGagattttcaagctcagtgacaCAGACTTGTCTGGCCCCAATCCTACGCCTTCAGACAGGTTCAATCGTGAAAGCGAAGAGAAGTTTGAAAGCCACAAACCATACAATAAGACCGTTGTTATAGGTGGCGCCGCGGGTGGTGCCGCTGGTTTTGCCTTGGTGGCTGCCATATGTCTTGCTGTCcataagaagaagaaatatgccGGACAACACACGCACTCAAGCTGGCTCCCCATACATGGCAACTCATCAGGAGCCAGCAAATCCTCCATGTCTGCTAGTAGCATCGGTAGCTCCAACGTCACTGCCATGGCTCAAGGTCTTTGCCGCTATTTCACCTTGCAGGAGATGAAGCATGCAACGAAGAACTTTGATGAGGCCAATGTTATTGGTGTTGGAGGATTTGGAAAGGTCTACAAGGGTGTCATTGATAATGGAATGAAAGTGGCCATCAAGAGATCAAATCCAGAATCTGAGCAAGGAGTTAATGAGTTCCAGACTGAGATTGAGATGCTTTCCAAGCTGAGACATAAGCATTTGGTGTCACTGATTGGTTTTTGTGAGGACAATGATGAGATGTGCCTGGTTTATGACTACATGGCTCTGGGAACATTCAGGGACCATCTCTACAAGGGAAACAAACGTCTAGGTACTCTTTCATGGAAGCAAAGATTGGAGATCTGCATTGGAGCAGCAAGAGGGCTTCACTACCTTCACACTGGAGCTAAGTACACCATCATTCATAGAGATGTCAAGACAACTAACATTCTCTTGGATGAAAACTGGGCTGCAAAGGTTTCGGATTTCGGGTTGTCAAAAACAGGTCCAAACATGAATAACGGCCATGTGAGTACTGTGGTGAAGGGAAGTTTCGGCTACTTGGATCCTGAATACTTCAGAAGGCAGCAACTGACCGAGAAATCCGATGTGTACTCATTTGGGGTTGTTCTGTTTGAAGCTCTATGTGCTAGGCCTGTTTTGAATCCTAATCTTCCAAAGGAACAGGTTAGTCTTGCAGAATGGGCACTACTATGCAAAAGAAGGGGAACACtagaggagatcattgatccttCTTTAAAGGGAAAGATCAATCCAGAAAGCTTGAAGAAGTTTGTAGACACTGCTGAGAAGTGCTTGTCTGACGTTGGAGTCGAACGTCCTACCATGAACGATCTGTTGTGGAATCTTGAATTTGCTCTCACCCTGCAAGAGAGTGGTTCAACTCACTCTTCAGCGTCAGACAGCGGAGAAGGTGAGCTTGAAGAAATAAGTTTAGACGACAAAGACACAGCAAGCCATAATAAGAGCCAGAGCCTTGGGGTTCAGAATGAGCTTAGCCAGCAGCAGCAGGAGGATTCTACCAGTGCTAATACAGGTGCCATCTACTCACAATTTGTCAACCTCAATGGGAGATGA
- the LOC112758527 gene encoding uncharacterized protein has translation MVNTSKLFPLFGLCPFPTQSSTMNAQTRNPHSKTRKKPSSYGASRRSALKKTFTQEQVTFTAPLSPDPLVAIIGGGISGLLCASFLEQRGVRSTVFDTGVHGLGGRLGTRVVDRNSLVFDHAAQFFTVNDSRFAELVHDWIDKGLVSEWKGPIGELQSGGNFVPFPSSPPRYIATHGMRSLADSLLAQARMVNVVRPCWVSKLEPFNGMWHLSENGKPCGQFDAIVIAHNGKCANRLLMTSGLPLIAKQMKRLELSSIWALLAAFEDPLPFWDATEVPFEGAFVRGVDSLSWMANNTKKLQNSHNGGPHCWTFLSTAAYGKQNKVPQENIPAATASRVTAEMLESVEAALGLSKGSLPKPSYTRLQLWGAALPTNTPRIPCIFDPFGRAGICGDWLLGSNIESAVLSGIALANHIADYFQSTGADPAEFAVGLNQEFQPLEGHDIGQFPGLRSDDKIDEAQLYELAK, from the exons ATGGTTAACACCTCCAAACTATTTCCCCTTTTTGGATTGTGTCCATTCCCAACTCAAAGCTCCACCATGAATGCCCAAACCCGAAACCCTCACTCAAAAACCCGAAAGAAGCCATCGTCGTACGGCGCTTCTAGAAGATCAGCTCTCAAGAAAACCTTCACTCAGGAACAGGTCACCTTCACCGCCCCGCTCTCCCCCGACCCACTCGTCGCCATCATCGGCGGCGGCATCTCCGGCCTCCTCTGCGCCTCCTTCCTCGAACAACGCGGCGTTCGCTCCACCGTTTTCGACACC GGTGTTCATGGTCTTGGTGGAAGATTGGGAACGAGGGTTGTTGATCGTAATTCGTTGGTATTTGACCACGCTGCTCAGTTCTTCACTGTCAATGATTCTCGTTTTGCTGAGCTGGTTCATGATTGGATCGATAAGGGTCTTGTCTCAGAGTGGAAGGGTCCCATTGGAGAGCTTCAGAGCGGTGGCAACTTTGTTCCTTTCCCATCATCTCCTCCAAGATACATTGCCACCCATGGAATGCGTTCCCTTGCTGATTCTTTACTTGCTCAG GCTCGCATGGTTAATGTGGTGAGACCGTGCTGGGTCAGCAAGCTCGAGCCCTTCAATGGGATGTGGCACTTGAGTGAAAATGGGAAACCGTGTGGCCAGTTCGATGCTATTGTTATTGCACACAATG GAAAATGTGCGAATCGCTTGCTCATGACATCAGGGTTACCTTTAATTGCAAAACAAATGAAG AGATTGGAACTGAGTTCAATATGGGCCCTTCTAGCAGCATTTGAGGACCCTCTTCCTTTTTGGGATGCCACAGAAGTTCCTTTTGAAGGAGCTTTTGTGCGAGGGGTTGATTCATTGTCATGGATGGCCAATAATACAAAGAAACTACAGAATTCTCATAATGGCGGTCCTCACTGTTGGACCTTCCTGAGCACTGCTGCTTATGGAAAACAGAACAAGGTTCCTCAG GAAAACATCCCCGCTGCTACAGCATCAAGGGTAACGGCAGAAATGCTAGAGAGTGTTGAGGCTGCTCTTGGACTATCAAAAGGGTCACTTCCAAAGCCGTCTTATACCAGGCTCCAATTATG GGGTGCAGCCCTCCCTACAAATACACCTCGAATTCCTTGCATCTTTGATCCCTTTGGAAGGGCTGGGATATGCGGTGATTGGCTGCTAGGTTCTAATATAGAGTCAGCAGTACTAAGTGGAATCGCTCTGGCTAACCAT ATTGCAGACTATTTTCAAAGCACTGGAGCTGATCCTGCAGAATTTGCAGTCGGTTTAAATCAAGAGTTCCAACCACTGGAAGGCCATGATATTGGACAATTCCCAGGTTTGCGGTCAGATGATAAGATAGATGAAGCACAATTATACGAACTTGCAAAATAG